In Aliamphritea ceti, a single window of DNA contains:
- the uvrD gene encoding DNA helicase II, with protein MDVSHLLDSLNEAQRDAVSAPLGNLLVLAGAGSGKTRVLVHRIAWLIQTEGLSPYSIMAVTFTNKAAKEMRGRIEELLGLNPSGMWVGTFHGLAHRILRAHWRDAGLTENFQIMDSDDQLRLVKRLSKEMNLDDSRWPAKQFQWYINAQKDDGLRAAHIDPGGDPYAQMMVTMYGAYEEACERGGMVDFGELILRSLELLRDRNPSLLNHYQERFRYILVDEFQDTNTIQYAWLKLLCSEMDPRKPQPEKLMAVGDDDQSIYGWRGAKIENIQRFKDDYNDTTVVRLEQNYRSTRNILSAANAVIVNNQGRLGKELWTEGTDGEPISVYAAFNEQDESRFIVDQIESWVRDGNMRSESAILYRSNAQSRVLEEALIRAGMPYRIYGGQRFYDRLEIKNALAYMRLLSNREDDTAMERVINVPTRGIGGKTIEEVRLHARTEGVSMWRAANEVVELNKLSARAANALQTFIDLINELDQNTQQTELYEQTEHVVQCSGLIEHHLKEKGDKAQARVENLEELVSAARQYLSTWEPDKEENTNTTPLAAFLDQAALDAGDTQADEHQDSVQLMTLHSAKGLEFPLVFLAGMEEGLFPHNMSIEEPGRLEEERRLCYVGITRAMQQLYLTYAESRRLHGNETFNRPSRFIREIPEEFLQEVRLNASIRRPVTAQRTPQQTAYSQAQPDQDIPAIVLGQRVSHPIFGDGIVVNYEGQGPKARVQINFDYEGNKWLVVGYANLQPL; from the coding sequence ATGGACGTATCACACCTGCTTGATTCACTTAACGAAGCTCAGCGCGACGCAGTTTCTGCGCCGCTTGGTAACCTGCTGGTCCTGGCCGGCGCGGGCTCAGGTAAAACCCGGGTACTGGTACACCGTATTGCCTGGCTGATTCAGACCGAAGGTTTGTCGCCTTATTCTATTATGGCGGTAACCTTTACCAACAAAGCTGCGAAAGAAATGCGTGGCCGGATTGAAGAGCTACTCGGACTGAACCCCAGTGGTATGTGGGTAGGTACATTCCACGGTCTCGCGCACCGTATTTTACGGGCACACTGGCGTGATGCAGGCTTAACTGAAAACTTCCAGATAATGGATTCGGACGATCAGCTCCGGCTGGTAAAACGCCTCAGTAAAGAAATGAATCTGGATGACAGCCGCTGGCCGGCCAAACAGTTTCAGTGGTACATCAACGCTCAGAAAGATGACGGCCTGCGCGCCGCACACATTGACCCGGGCGGCGACCCTTACGCTCAAATGATGGTAACCATGTACGGCGCTTACGAAGAAGCCTGTGAACGTGGTGGTATGGTCGATTTTGGCGAACTGATCTTACGCTCCCTGGAACTGCTGCGTGATCGTAACCCTTCCCTGCTGAACCATTATCAGGAACGCTTCCGGTATATTCTGGTCGACGAATTTCAGGATACCAACACGATTCAGTACGCCTGGCTGAAACTGCTATGCAGTGAAATGGATCCGCGTAAGCCTCAGCCTGAAAAACTAATGGCCGTTGGTGATGACGACCAGTCTATCTACGGCTGGCGTGGCGCTAAGATTGAAAACATTCAGCGCTTTAAAGACGACTACAACGACACGACTGTTGTGCGTCTGGAGCAAAACTACCGTTCTACCCGTAACATCCTCAGCGCGGCAAACGCTGTCATTGTTAACAACCAGGGGCGCTTAGGTAAAGAGCTCTGGACGGAAGGTACTGATGGCGAGCCCATCTCAGTGTATGCGGCATTTAACGAGCAGGATGAATCCCGTTTTATCGTCGACCAGATAGAAAGCTGGGTACGCGACGGCAATATGCGCAGCGAGTCAGCGATTTTATACCGCTCCAATGCCCAGTCCCGGGTACTTGAGGAAGCCCTCATCCGTGCGGGAATGCCTTACCGGATTTATGGTGGCCAGCGCTTCTACGACCGTCTCGAAATTAAAAACGCGCTCGCTTATATGCGTTTACTCAGCAACCGCGAAGATGATACTGCCATGGAACGCGTTATAAACGTTCCTACCCGCGGTATTGGCGGAAAAACAATCGAAGAAGTGCGCTTGCATGCCCGTACTGAAGGCGTATCCATGTGGCGCGCTGCTAACGAAGTGGTTGAGTTAAACAAGCTATCTGCCCGCGCTGCAAACGCCCTGCAAACCTTTATTGATCTGATCAACGAACTCGACCAGAACACCCAGCAGACAGAACTGTATGAACAGACTGAGCACGTCGTACAGTGCTCAGGCCTGATTGAGCATCACCTGAAAGAAAAAGGCGATAAAGCCCAGGCTCGGGTAGAAAACCTTGAAGAATTAGTCAGTGCGGCACGTCAGTACCTTTCCACCTGGGAGCCGGATAAAGAAGAGAACACCAATACTACGCCCCTGGCGGCCTTTCTTGATCAAGCTGCTCTGGATGCCGGTGACACTCAGGCCGATGAACATCAGGACAGCGTGCAATTAATGACACTGCACTCAGCTAAAGGTCTGGAATTTCCATTGGTGTTTCTGGCCGGTATGGAAGAAGGTCTGTTCCCGCATAATATGTCGATTGAAGAACCAGGCCGCCTGGAAGAAGAACGACGCCTTTGCTATGTCGGCATTACCCGCGCAATGCAACAGCTGTATCTGACCTATGCAGAATCCCGTCGCCTGCATGGCAATGAAACCTTTAACCGGCCATCACGCTTTATTCGCGAAATTCCAGAAGAGTTTCTGCAGGAAGTACGCCTGAATGCCAGTATTCGTCGCCCGGTTACCGCGCAACGTACACCTCAGCAAACGGCTTATTCGCAGGCACAACCGGATCAGGACATCCCCGCTATTGTGCTGGGTCAGCGTGTATCCCATCCAATTTTTGGTGATGGTATCGTCGTTAACTATGAAGGCCAGGGACCAAAAGCCCGGGTCCAGATTAACTTTGATTACGAAGGCAATAAATGGCTGGTTGTCGGTTACGCAAACCTCCAGCCACTCTAA
- a CDS encoding GGDEF domain-containing protein translates to MASFFRGSIYAATAMTGLLWSALLCIYSMLICPFLAGMQAPVLFCLYTTSIAAALCIQPAIHQAITNRTRQYSSTIRFGLQLFSWITLGAGLALFNYLAFDLPSGSGEKVILGFGFLGVYSSISHLLKQPLPPLKPKQLQRYRNLLVSGIYCLPVILAGITIWIIATQLSVNWSGHQLPARSLEQIMLNSVLFMLLIALLISQSLFQLGFSMLNTQAQQWLANIDQRSHQLNPAHNCEFKCIRQPKVQILNNPAYQQKIIHRLRTLKYQDPVTGTHNTRFVKDFLHSRWQKEPTLQLPFLLIQIKATHSIDKLSCRCDSDELQSEVARRIHQFLMPEDILARLDNNCFAVIPANPDLLVERTITQHLNQNLQKEPLLHYSHSGYIQCKISRENFLSSATSSKFLYAIPG, encoded by the coding sequence ATGGCCTCTTTCTTTCGTGGCTCCATATATGCAGCAACAGCAATGACCGGGTTACTCTGGTCAGCACTGCTGTGTATCTACAGCATGCTGATATGCCCTTTCCTGGCGGGCATGCAGGCGCCGGTATTATTCTGCCTCTATACCACCAGTATCGCCGCCGCCCTTTGCATTCAACCTGCCATTCATCAAGCTATTACCAACAGAACACGCCAATACTCTTCTACCATCCGATTCGGTCTCCAGCTGTTTTCATGGATAACGCTGGGGGCTGGCCTAGCTTTGTTTAACTATCTGGCATTCGATCTGCCATCCGGCAGTGGTGAAAAAGTAATACTAGGATTTGGCTTTTTAGGCGTCTACAGCAGCATCAGCCATTTACTGAAGCAACCGCTACCTCCCCTTAAACCAAAGCAGCTTCAGCGATACCGCAACCTGCTAGTCAGCGGGATATATTGCTTACCGGTTATCCTTGCCGGCATTACTATCTGGATTATCGCTACCCAACTGTCAGTAAACTGGTCAGGCCATCAACTGCCTGCGCGCTCCCTGGAGCAGATTATGCTGAACAGCGTGCTATTTATGTTACTGATAGCCCTTCTTATCAGTCAGAGCCTGTTCCAACTCGGTTTCAGTATGCTCAATACCCAAGCCCAACAATGGCTGGCAAACATAGATCAGCGCTCTCATCAGCTAAATCCCGCACATAATTGTGAGTTTAAATGTATCAGGCAACCCAAAGTCCAGATCCTCAACAATCCGGCATATCAGCAAAAAATCATCCACCGTTTAAGAACTCTCAAATATCAGGACCCGGTTACAGGCACACATAACACACGCTTTGTTAAAGACTTTCTGCATAGCCGCTGGCAGAAAGAACCAACCCTGCAGCTACCCTTTTTATTGATTCAGATCAAAGCAACGCACTCCATAGACAAGCTAAGCTGTCGTTGCGATTCAGATGAACTGCAATCAGAAGTAGCGCGGCGTATTCATCAGTTTTTAATGCCTGAGGATATTCTGGCCCGGCTCGATAACAATTGCTTTGCCGTTATACCCGCGAATCCCGACTTGCTGGTGGAGCGCACTATCACTCAGCATCTGAATCAGAACCTGCAAAAGGAACCACTGCTGCATTACAGCCATTCAGGTTACATTCAGTGTAAAATCAGTAGGGAAAACTTCCTTTCTAGTGCCACTTCAAGCAAGTTTTTATACGCCATTCCAGGCTAA
- a CDS encoding methyl-accepting chemotaxis protein, producing the protein MLTSLRISSRIYLFAALQLLLLLLIGGISLTQMQKIGVELIDIAEVDIPITNGLTHITEIQLEQAIMFERSLAFGLAVESGLGQKASLQKSVAKFTQLANKAEKEFLELEHMIQDAIQKAHSKEAQQKFSALLTSLKKVDAEHLQYNQEAKKILKQMSNGNSAEAFSKAEGIITLEENIDHALIRMLNDVQEFTLKSALKAEHDEIAGQQLITAVFAISIILAIILSVIVARSITSPINNMRDRLQDLASADADLTVKLPINKTETGEAAEAFNTLMEKLRGMIISISDTSNELCEHSRANIEVMANAQNSIESQQQQTVMVAAAAEEMSASIQEVSGSTNRAAELGDVIKDKVASGMTVAQESQDIIQRLSENVATAATDIESLATETDKIGEVLGSIRGIAEQTNLLALNAAIEAARAGESGRGFAVVADEVRALAQRTQTSTQDIQSLLERLQQEVSHAVSTMQIGQENADICINKATETADALNEATSAVLEIAALNTQIASATDEQTIVVQEVNQNLNSISDAAAETADGARMTTKASQEITEELIELHSFVNQLKT; encoded by the coding sequence GTGTTAACTTCCTTACGTATATCATCGCGAATTTATCTTTTCGCCGCCCTTCAGCTGCTTTTACTGCTACTTATTGGCGGTATTTCCCTAACTCAAATGCAAAAAATTGGTGTCGAATTAATCGATATCGCAGAAGTAGACATTCCGATTACTAACGGACTCACCCACATTACTGAAATTCAGCTAGAACAGGCTATTATGTTTGAACGTTCGCTGGCCTTCGGTCTTGCAGTCGAAAGCGGTCTTGGCCAAAAAGCATCACTGCAAAAATCTGTAGCTAAGTTCACTCAACTAGCCAATAAAGCTGAAAAAGAGTTTCTTGAACTGGAGCACATGATTCAGGATGCAATCCAAAAAGCGCATTCTAAAGAAGCACAACAAAAATTCTCTGCTCTGCTAACTTCTCTGAAAAAGGTTGATGCTGAGCATCTTCAGTATAATCAGGAAGCCAAAAAAATTCTTAAACAAATGTCCAACGGTAATTCGGCTGAAGCTTTTAGCAAAGCTGAGGGTATTATCACACTGGAAGAAAACATCGACCATGCGTTAATCCGCATGCTAAATGATGTACAAGAGTTTACGCTTAAATCCGCACTGAAAGCAGAGCATGATGAGATTGCCGGACAGCAACTCATCACAGCTGTTTTTGCGATCAGCATAATCCTGGCCATTATTTTGTCAGTGATAGTTGCCCGCTCGATTACCAGCCCAATTAATAATATGCGTGATCGTCTGCAAGATCTTGCTAGCGCGGATGCCGACCTGACCGTTAAACTGCCAATAAATAAAACAGAAACAGGTGAAGCTGCCGAAGCATTTAATACGCTCATGGAAAAGCTGCGCGGTATGATCATTAGTATCTCCGACACCTCTAACGAACTATGTGAGCACTCCCGCGCCAACATTGAAGTCATGGCTAATGCTCAGAACAGCATTGAATCACAGCAGCAACAAACCGTAATGGTTGCAGCCGCCGCTGAAGAAATGTCCGCATCCATACAAGAAGTATCCGGCAGTACTAACCGCGCCGCCGAGCTGGGAGACGTGATCAAAGATAAAGTGGCTTCCGGCATGACTGTCGCTCAGGAAAGCCAGGATATTATTCAGCGCCTGAGCGAAAATGTTGCAACTGCTGCTACTGACATTGAATCTCTGGCAACAGAAACAGATAAAATTGGCGAAGTTCTCGGCAGCATCCGCGGTATTGCAGAACAAACTAACTTGCTAGCACTGAACGCCGCAATTGAAGCAGCACGTGCAGGAGAATCCGGACGTGGATTTGCAGTAGTAGCTGACGAAGTACGGGCACTGGCACAGCGTACCCAAACTTCAACACAGGATATTCAGTCTTTACTGGAACGGCTGCAGCAAGAAGTCTCTCACGCTGTTAGTACTATGCAAATCGGTCAGGAAAATGCTGATATTTGTATCAATAAAGCAACAGAAACCGCAGACGCTCTTAACGAAGCAACGTCAGCGGTTCTTGAAATTGCAGCGCTGAACACACAAATTGCATCTGCAACCGATGAGCAAACTATCGTTGTTCAAGAGGTAAACCAAAATCTGAACAGCATTTCTGACGCAGCAGCAGAAACCGCTGATGGTGCAAGAATGACCACTAAAGCCAGCCAGGAAATCACTGAAGAGTTAATAGAGCTACACAGCTTTGTAAACCAGCTGAAAACCTGA
- a CDS encoding acyl-CoA thioesterase, with translation MITAEDQVLKPEGELSLRCPADATATNMFGDIYGGWVASKAVLASEIRAAEAAEGRMATVSIGAMSFMAPVLQGTVLGFYTQVLEQGTSSLRIKVEVWGVSPDTREMRKVSETECVQVAIDGHGHIRALDFGRQ, from the coding sequence ATGATTACAGCAGAAGACCAGGTGCTTAAACCTGAAGGTGAGTTAAGCCTTCGCTGTCCGGCAGATGCCACTGCGACCAATATGTTTGGTGATATCTATGGCGGCTGGGTTGCTTCTAAAGCGGTATTAGCGTCAGAGATTCGTGCCGCAGAAGCGGCAGAAGGGCGAATGGCTACGGTATCTATCGGTGCGATGTCTTTCATGGCCCCGGTATTACAGGGCACTGTGCTTGGGTTCTACACTCAGGTGCTTGAGCAGGGCACCAGCTCGTTACGTATTAAGGTCGAAGTGTGGGGCGTTTCCCCGGACACCCGTGAGATGCGTAAAGTGAGCGAAACTGAATGCGTACAGGTCGCGATCGACGGTCATGGCCATATCCGGGCGCTGGACTTCGGGCGTCAGTAA
- a CDS encoding PstS family phosphate ABC transporter substrate-binding protein translates to MKPMKKLFAAVAMTATCMTASASDLLDPNLPTYTKASGVSGNLSSVGSDTLANLMTLWAEEFKRSYPNVNVQIQAAGSSTAPPALTEGTSNLGPMSRKMKDKELEAFEKKFGYKPTPVAVAIDALAVYVHKDNNVTGLTIPQVDAIFSATRKCGLPSEVNNWGDAGVTGSLSGQGFQIFGRNSVSGTYGYFKKKALCKGDFRNNVNEQPGSASVVQSVSTSLNSIGYSGIGYKTSSVRALPLAKKDGQPFVEATPESALNGTYPLARALYVYINKKPGQALPPMEREFLKMVMSRVGQEVVVKDGYIPLPAKMVEKQMKSLGLN, encoded by the coding sequence ATGAAACCAATGAAAAAGCTTTTTGCTGCCGTTGCAATGACCGCTACTTGCATGACTGCCAGTGCAAGTGACCTGCTTGATCCAAACCTGCCAACTTACACCAAAGCATCTGGTGTATCCGGCAACCTGTCCAGCGTTGGTTCTGACACTCTGGCAAACCTCATGACACTGTGGGCTGAAGAGTTCAAACGTAGCTACCCGAACGTTAACGTTCAGATTCAGGCGGCAGGTTCTTCTACTGCGCCACCAGCTCTGACTGAAGGTACTTCTAACCTGGGGCCAATGAGCCGTAAGATGAAGGACAAGGAACTGGAAGCTTTCGAAAAGAAATTCGGTTACAAGCCTACTCCTGTTGCAGTTGCTATCGATGCACTGGCTGTTTATGTACACAAAGACAATAATGTTACTGGCCTGACTATCCCACAGGTTGACGCTATCTTCTCTGCTACCCGTAAATGCGGCCTGCCAAGCGAAGTAAACAACTGGGGTGATGCCGGTGTTACTGGTTCATTGTCCGGTCAGGGTTTCCAAATCTTCGGTCGTAACTCTGTATCCGGTACTTACGGTTACTTCAAAAAGAAAGCACTGTGTAAAGGTGATTTCCGTAACAACGTGAACGAGCAGCCTGGTTCTGCGTCAGTTGTTCAGTCTGTTTCTACTTCCCTGAACAGCATCGGTTACTCCGGTATCGGTTACAAGACTTCTTCTGTACGTGCACTGCCACTGGCGAAGAAAGACGGTCAGCCATTCGTTGAAGCCACGCCTGAAAGCGCTCTGAACGGCACTTACCCTCTGGCCCGTGCACTGTACGTTTACATCAACAAGAAGCCTGGTCAGGCTCTGCCACCAATGGAGCGTGAATTCCTGAAGATGGTAATGTCACGTGTAGGCCAGGAAGTTGTTGTTAAAGACGGTTACATCCCTCTGCCAGCTAAAATGGTTGAGAAGCAGATGAAGAGCCTGGGCCTGAACTAA
- a CDS encoding ABC transporter permease subunit, producing MTTDNSSAIPDLDFNTASAKRSRKFRALKDKLASSLIGFGGVSVIIAILLIFFYLLYEVQPLFNSAKIHQWQDNEQVIEAYPAPGEGETLYLTMEEQAEIGLRVTDLGQLNFFDSRTGTMMEQVQADIPADTSVTSFALASESSRMFALGLSNGQALVFKHEYRSDYPDGKRVITPSISYPLGEAPIDVADVSLDLLAINGEESDFLIVGGEKNNLNAAALSLSESLFGDDVEIEVSSQHLPELNIDATKVLLMPDRRWILIAGNNGKVAVLDLQNSEGPAVSQLLDATDGNITTFDLLLGGNALLLGNDLGTISQWFLVRDDQNLWQLTKIREFEGADAPLTDLTTEHRRKGFATIDTDNTLRIYNSTAHRTALSEKLSDTPIDMIAFAPRANALLTEQNKTLTLYKVENEHPDVSWSALWEEVWYEGYDEAKYIWQSSAANNDFEPKYSLMPLAFGTLKAAFYAMLLATPLAICGAIYTAYFMVPSLRRKVKPFIELMEALPTVILGFLAGLWLAPFMEDNLPGIFTCLLLVPLVVVAFGFTWAQLPQKIRFMIPDGWDALLLIPVIILTTLFGLSISTGVESLLFGGDMRTWITDDLGISYDQRNALVVGIAMGFAVIPTIFSITEDAIFAVPKHLSFGSLALGASPWQTLTRVVLPTASPGIFSAVMIGMGRAVGETMIVLMATGNTPIMDMNIFEGMRTLAANIAVEMPESEVGSSHYRILFLAAFVLFLFTFAVNTLAELVRQSLRKKYGSL from the coding sequence ATGACTACAGATAATAGTTCTGCGATTCCAGACCTTGATTTCAATACGGCCTCTGCCAAGCGCAGCCGTAAATTTCGTGCGCTCAAAGACAAGCTGGCTTCCAGCCTGATTGGCTTTGGCGGCGTCAGTGTAATCATTGCCATTCTGCTGATCTTCTTTTACCTGCTGTATGAAGTACAGCCTCTGTTCAACTCTGCCAAGATCCACCAATGGCAGGACAATGAACAGGTAATAGAAGCTTACCCTGCCCCCGGTGAAGGTGAGACTCTCTACCTGACCATGGAAGAACAGGCTGAGATAGGCTTGCGGGTAACCGATCTGGGTCAGCTAAACTTCTTTGACAGCCGTACCGGCACAATGATGGAACAGGTTCAGGCAGATATTCCTGCCGACACCAGCGTTACCAGCTTTGCACTGGCGTCAGAAAGCAGCCGAATGTTTGCGTTGGGCCTGAGCAACGGTCAGGCACTGGTCTTCAAGCACGAGTACAGATCTGACTATCCGGACGGTAAGCGGGTTATTACGCCTTCTATCAGCTACCCACTGGGCGAAGCACCCATCGATGTTGCTGATGTCTCTCTGGACTTACTGGCAATTAACGGTGAAGAAAGCGACTTTCTGATCGTTGGCGGCGAGAAAAACAACCTGAATGCGGCAGCACTTTCGCTTTCAGAAAGCCTGTTCGGCGACGATGTTGAAATTGAAGTCAGCAGCCAGCACTTACCAGAACTGAATATCGACGCCACTAAAGTCCTGCTGATGCCGGATCGCCGCTGGATCCTGATTGCCGGTAACAATGGCAAAGTAGCCGTCCTGGACTTACAGAACAGCGAAGGGCCTGCAGTCAGCCAGCTGCTGGACGCTACCGACGGTAACATCACTACTTTTGATTTACTGCTGGGCGGTAACGCACTGCTGCTGGGCAACGACCTGGGTACTATCTCTCAGTGGTTCCTGGTACGTGACGACCAGAACCTGTGGCAGCTGACCAAAATCCGCGAATTTGAAGGTGCCGATGCTCCGCTGACTGACCTGACGACAGAACACCGTCGTAAAGGTTTCGCGACAATAGATACCGACAATACGCTGCGCATCTACAACTCTACTGCACACCGCACAGCCCTGTCGGAGAAACTGTCTGACACGCCAATCGACATGATTGCATTTGCGCCGCGGGCTAACGCGTTGCTGACAGAGCAGAACAAAACCCTGACGCTATACAAAGTTGAAAACGAGCACCCGGATGTTTCCTGGAGCGCGCTATGGGAAGAAGTTTGGTACGAAGGCTACGACGAAGCTAAGTACATCTGGCAGTCATCTGCTGCCAACAACGACTTCGAACCAAAATATAGCCTGATGCCTCTGGCATTCGGAACGCTGAAAGCAGCCTTCTATGCAATGCTGCTGGCAACGCCACTGGCTATCTGTGGTGCTATCTATACCGCTTACTTCATGGTGCCGTCACTGCGCCGTAAGGTGAAGCCGTTTATCGAATTGATGGAAGCACTGCCGACTGTAATTCTGGGCTTTCTTGCTGGTCTTTGGCTGGCGCCATTTATGGAAGATAACCTGCCGGGAATTTTCACTTGCCTGTTGTTAGTGCCCTTGGTAGTCGTTGCTTTCGGTTTCACCTGGGCGCAACTGCCACAAAAAATTCGCTTCATGATTCCGGACGGCTGGGACGCACTGTTACTGATCCCGGTGATTATTCTCACCACTCTGTTTGGCCTGTCCATCAGTACCGGTGTGGAAAGCCTGCTGTTCGGTGGCGACATGCGTACCTGGATCACTGATGACCTTGGCATCAGCTACGACCAGCGTAATGCTCTGGTTGTCGGTATCGCGATGGGGTTTGCGGTTATCCCAACAATATTCTCGATCACCGAAGATGCCATATTCGCTGTCCCTAAGCACCTGAGCTTCGGTTCACTGGCACTGGGTGCCTCACCATGGCAGACCCTGACCCGTGTCGTACTGCCAACAGCCAGCCCGGGTATCTTTTCGGCGGTAATGATAGGTATGGGCCGTGCAGTCGGTGAAACCATGATCGTATTGATGGCGACCGGTAATACGCCAATCATGGATATGAACATCTTTGAAGGTATGCGTACCCTGGCGGCTAACATCGCTGTGGAAATGCCGGAATCTGAAGTAGGTAGCTCTCACTACCGAATTCTGTTCCTGGCGGCCTTTGTACTCTTCCTGTTTACCTTTGCTGTAAACACCCTTGCAGAGCTGGTCCGCCAGAGTTTGCGTAAAAAATACGGTTCACTGTAA
- the pstA gene encoding phosphate ABC transporter permease PstA, protein MNISFREWTKSGSPWVWLNAGAVAICIIMVVGLLALIAVRGLSHFWPADIMQANSTVNGSQTQLIGEVVQSEDVPTIQLREAGNDLPGDQEFMLRSLIKIGNRDVNRADFTWAIDYYLSDREYPEMLFAAERREWGNFYGYLRALKENGEVVGSYDGYDKTAEYEALWTDFENRVDRALDIQEDIYQIEKHRIGAINYELERLRLKGRSLELDGVTDQSQYDQLETRRNELNAEYEGLQQELLDLYTLFNRDSYVAEVANGQQVEIALSKVVRIFRPNNMGIIEKIGHYFAKLWEFVSEDPREANTEGGIFPAIFGTVMMVILMSILVTPFGVVAAVYLREYAKQGFVTRLIRIAVNNLAGVPSIVYGVFGLGFFVYFLGGNIDDLFFAEAKPSPTFGTPGLMWASLTLALLTVPVVIVATEEGLSRIPRAVREGSLALGATKFETLWRVVLPMASPAMMTGVILAIARAAGEVAPLMLVGVVKLAPSLPLDGNYPYIHLDQKFMHLGFHIYDVGFQSPNVEAARPLVYATALLLVVVIALLNLSAIAIRNHLREKYKALEM, encoded by the coding sequence ATGAACATCTCCTTTCGTGAATGGACAAAATCCGGCTCACCATGGGTATGGTTAAATGCCGGTGCTGTTGCCATCTGTATCATCATGGTTGTCGGCCTTCTGGCACTGATCGCTGTGCGTGGTCTGAGCCACTTCTGGCCAGCAGACATTATGCAGGCTAACAGCACAGTTAACGGCTCACAGACCCAGCTAATAGGTGAAGTCGTTCAGTCTGAAGACGTACCGACTATCCAGCTACGTGAAGCCGGTAATGACCTGCCAGGCGACCAGGAATTTATGCTTCGCAGCCTGATTAAGATTGGTAACCGTGACGTTAACCGCGCCGACTTTACCTGGGCTATCGACTATTACCTGTCTGACCGTGAATATCCGGAAATGCTGTTCGCTGCTGAACGTCGCGAATGGGGTAACTTCTATGGTTACCTGCGCGCACTGAAAGAAAACGGCGAAGTTGTTGGCAGTTATGACGGCTACGATAAGACAGCTGAGTACGAAGCACTGTGGACTGACTTTGAAAACCGGGTAGACCGCGCGCTGGATATTCAGGAAGACATTTACCAGATCGAAAAGCACCGTATCGGCGCAATTAACTACGAACTGGAACGCCTGCGTCTGAAAGGCCGCTCGCTGGAACTGGACGGTGTTACCGATCAGTCCCAATATGATCAGCTTGAAACTCGCCGTAACGAATTGAACGCAGAATACGAAGGCTTACAGCAGGAACTGCTGGACCTGTATACCCTGTTTAACCGTGACAGCTATGTTGCTGAAGTGGCTAATGGCCAGCAGGTTGAGATTGCACTGTCTAAAGTTGTACGCATCTTCCGTCCAAATAACATGGGCATAATTGAGAAAATCGGTCACTATTTCGCAAAACTGTGGGAATTCGTCAGCGAAGATCCACGGGAAGCAAACACCGAAGGCGGGATTTTCCCGGCAATCTTCGGTACCGTGATGATGGTTATCCTGATGTCTATTCTGGTAACCCCGTTCGGTGTTGTCGCTGCTGTCTACCTGCGTGAATACGCCAAGCAGGGTTTCGTTACCCGCCTGATCCGTATCGCAGTAAACAACCTGGCCGGTGTACCTTCTATCGTATACGGTGTATTTGGTCTGGGCTTCTTCGTTTACTTCCTGGGCGGCAATATTGATGACCTGTTCTTCGCGGAAGCTAAGCCATCTCCGACCTTTGGTACACCAGGTCTGATGTGGGCATCACTGACTCTGGCTCTGCTAACGGTACCTGTTGTTATCGTTGCTACTGAAGAAGGCCTGAGCCGGATTCCACGGGCCGTTCGTGAAGGTAGCCTGGCACTGGGCGCGACAAAATTTGAAACACTGTGGCGTGTTGTACTGCCAATGGCCAGCCCGGCAATGATGACCGGTGTTATCCTGGCAATTGCCCGTGCTGCCGGTGAAGTAGCGCCGCTGATGCTAGTTGGTGTCGTTAAGCTTGCACCAAGTCTGCCTCTTGACGGCAACTACCCATATATCCACCTGGATCAGAAGTTTATGCACCTGGGCTTCCACATCTATGATGTCGGTTTCCAAAGCCCGAACGTTGAAGCGGCACGTCCGCTGGTATACGCAACTGCTCTGCTGCTGGTTGTTGTAATTGCCTTGCTGAACCTTTCAGCCATTGCGATTCGCAATCACTTACGCGAAAAATATAAAGCACTGGAAATGTAA